From uncultured Pseudodesulfovibrio sp.:
GGGTGACAAAGAGCAGGGCTGTGGTCTGACGCAGCAGGAAGTCTTCAAGCCAGGAAATGGAATCGATGTCCAAATGGTTGGTCGGTTCGTCAAGAATAAGCAGGTCCGGCCCGGAAACAAGTGCACGAGCAAGTAGCGTACGACGTTTCGTACCGCCGGATAGAGAAGAAAATCGTTCGTCGCCATTGAGTTTGAGATGAGACAATACGGTCTCAATAGTCTGATGGTACGGCCATCCGCCCGCTTCTTCAAGCGCATGCTGTGCGTGTTCCAACTGAGCGACCAATTGGTCGTTGTTGGACTCTATGGCGTCACTCAGTGCGCGGGATGCTTCGTGGTAAGCTGTCAGGTGTTCACCGACTTTGCCCAGCCCCTGCGCCGTGATATCGTAGACCGTACCTTTCAAGTCTTGTGGGACTTCCTGTGGCAGCATTGCCACGCGGGAGCCACGGGCATAGTCCACGCTGCCGGAATCAGGAACGGTTACGCCTTCGATTATGGAGAGCAGGGTGGATTTCCCTTCCCCGTTTCTGCCGAGTAGGCAGACGCGCTCGTTCGGTTCGATCTGCATGGATACTTTGTCCAACAGCACCGTTCCAGTGAAATTGATTGATATGTCGCGCAGGGAAACAAGGGCCATAATACCTGTCCATTGAAAAGGGGGCTGATGGATCAGCCCCCGGAATTGTTACCATCAGATGCTGTTTTACTTGCAGATGTCCTGAAATGCCTGATGCCGTTCGCCATAAGGTGGGTAGCCGAAGAATGCGGAACCGGAAACCAGAACGTCTACACCGGCTTCAGTCAATTCACGAGCATTTTCCAGAGTCACGCCGCCGTCAATCTGGATGAGTGTTTCAGCACCGGCTTCGTCGATCATGCCACGGAGTTCGCGGACTTTGTCTTTGCAGAAGGGGATGAACTTTTGACCACCAAAGCCCGGATTCACAGACATGATCAATACCATGTACAATTGTGGGATAAGGTATTTGATTGTTTCAAGCGGTGTGTGCGGATTGAGTGCCACTGCCGGTTTGGCACCGGTTTCAGCAATCTGTGCACAGACGCGTTCTAGATGGTCACATGTTTCGGCATGGACGCAAATGAGGTCAGCACCCGCATCGGCAAAATTTTGAACGTAACGTCCTGGATCTTCAATCATCAGATGGCAGTCGAAAAAAAGGTCGGATTTTTTGCGCATGGCCTTGATGATAGGGGGGCCAAAGGTGATATTGGGGACAAAGCAACCGTCCATGATATCAAGGTGGACCCACTTGAGGCCAGCATCTTTCAGGGCTTTCAGTTCAGATTCCATGTTTGCGAAATCCGAGGAAAGCATCGAGGGTGATAAAATCATCTGTTCAACTCCACTTGATCGATTTTGATAGGGAGATGTGTACCCGCTCCCGTGTCG
This genomic window contains:
- the rpe gene encoding ribulose-phosphate 3-epimerase codes for the protein MILSPSMLSSDFANMESELKALKDAGLKWVHLDIMDGCFVPNITFGPPIIKAMRKKSDLFFDCHLMIEDPGRYVQNFADAGADLICVHAETCDHLERVCAQIAETGAKPAVALNPHTPLETIKYLIPQLYMVLIMSVNPGFGGQKFIPFCKDKVRELRGMIDEAGAETLIQIDGGVTLENARELTEAGVDVLVSGSAFFGYPPYGERHQAFQDICK